The Papaver somniferum cultivar HN1 chromosome 3, ASM357369v1, whole genome shotgun sequence genome includes a region encoding these proteins:
- the LOC113361180 gene encoding AP2-like ethylene-responsive transcription factor At1g79700, giving the protein MAKLSQQIKNNNSTTSNNTSTAVTVTTTAATKVKRKRKSVPRDSPPQRSSIYRGVTRHRWTGRYEAHLWDKNSWNESQNKKGRQVYLGAYDGEEAAAHAYDLAALKYWGRETILNFPLATYEEEIKEMEGQSKEEYIGSLRRRSSGFSRGVSKYRGVARHHHNGRWEARIGRVFGNKYLYLGTYATQEEAATAYDMAAIEYRGLNAVTNFDLSRYIKWLRPNNNNSSDTNTDTKPVVVHPSTQDELMNSSTQQHSPSEVAAVYQPRQNGASSAKSSSALGLLLQSSKFKEMLERTSSEESTEECPLTPAESDPPKCSFPDDIQTFFECQDSGSYVEGEDNIFGDLNSSSFSPIFDCELGA; this is encoded by the exons aTGGCAAAACTTTCACAGCAAATCAAGAACAACAATTCTACTACTAGTAACAACACTAGTACTGCTGTTACTGTTACTACTACTGCAGCAACAaaagtgaaaagaaaaagaaaaagtgttcCAAGAGATTCTCCTCCTCAAAGAAGTTCCATCTATCGTGGTGTTACTAG GCATAGATGGACTGGTAGATATGAAGCACATCTCTGGGACAAGAATTCTTGGAATGAATCTCAGAATAAGAAAGGAAGACAAG TCTATCTTG GTGCTTATGATGGTGAAGAGGCAGCTGCACATGCATATGACTTAGCTGCATTGAAGTATTGGGGAAGAGAAACCATCCTTAATTTCCCT CTGGCAACATATGAAGAAGAGATAAAAGAAATGGAGGGGCAATCCAAAGAAGAATATATTGGATCCTTAAGAAG GAGAAGCAGTGGATTTTCTAGAGGAGTCTCCAAGTACAGAGGTGTTGCAAG GCATCATCATAATGGGAGATGGGAAGCTCGAATTGGGAGAGTATTTGGCAACAAATACCTTTACCTTGGAACAtatg CAACCCAAGAGGAAGCAGCTACTGCATATGACATGGCAGCAATAGAATACCGTGGACTAAATGCTGTTACAAACTTTGATCTTAGCCGCTACATCAAATGGTTAAGACCCAACAACAACAATTCTTCAGACACTAACACAGATACTAAACCAGTAGTAGTTCATCCTAGTACTCAAGATGAGTTGATGAACTCATCCACCCAACAACACAGCCCAAGTGAAGTTGCTGCAGTTTATCAGCCTCGGCAGAATGGTGCAAGTTCAGCTAAGTCATCATCGGCACTGGGACTATTACTTCAGTCGTCGAAGTTTAAGGAAATGCTTGAGAGGACTTCATCGGAGGAGTCGACAGAAGAATGTCCATTGACTCCAGCGGAATCTGACCCACCCAAATGCAGTTTCCCTGATGATATCCAAACTTTCTTTGAGTGTCAAGATTCCGGCAGTTATGTTGAGGGTGAAGATAACATTTTTGGTGATCTCAATTCTTCTTCGTTTTCGCCAATATTTGATTGCGAGTTGGGTGCATAA
- the LOC113361181 gene encoding 60S ribosomal protein L23A-like produces the protein MNYFKFLLLVLVVTVTKKADPKVLANKASKAVKAGASTIKKKAKNICTSVIFHRPKTLQKARNPKYQYISALPRNKLDHYQILKYPLTTESAMKKIEDNKKKKTRMLSRRCTTSRQIK, from the exons ATGAACTATTTTAAGTTTCTACTACTGGTGCTAGTGGTGACAG TTACTAAGAAGGCTGACCCCAAGGTGCTGGCTAACAAAGCTTCCAAGGCTGTCAAAGCTGGAGCATCAACCATTAAGAAGAAGGCTAAGAATATCTGCACATCAGTCATATTTCACAGGCCAAAGACATTGCAGAAGGCAAGGAATCCCAAGTACCAATATATTAGTGCACTACCAAGGAACAAGCTGGACCATTACCAGATCCTGAAATACCCACTCACCACCGAGTCCGcaatgaagaagattgaagacaacaagaagaagaaaacaaggatgctttcaagaagatgtacaacatccagacagataaagtga